A stretch of the Candidatus Neptunochlamydia vexilliferae genome encodes the following:
- the uvrC gene encoding excinuclease ABC subunit UvrC: MIDLDKLPKEPGVYLMKNKRGEILYIGKAKELRKRVKQYFVPGRDGRMMVPFLTSQVEEIDTIVTFSEKEALLLENTLIKKHQPKYNVLLKDDKTFISLTINHKHRWPIIRIARYRGKPPGKGLHFGPYTSAFAARQTLDLMNRVFKLRQCSDRELTSRSRPCLLYGIKRCLAPCVDKCTHEVYETEVKRAIEFLKGHDKAILRDLKKEMETASENLEFERAGSLHKTIGQIEHVTKSRQAIIRAKGKDCDIFALYHEGKHHIIAQLMFREGRLTGADHFKFIELASTDEEIWESFLLQHYQNQDKRPPEILLPITLKKESLLEEILELSLVHPKKGEKVHLLELAKKNAKALFTEELSKEELLLDLQETCGLDRCPVRIECFDTSNISGTDLVACMVGFTDGKRDKERTRLFNIKQIDTGDDYGALREVLTRHYTKAKEKDELPDLALIDGGKGQLNVALDVFKELEIANVDVISLAKEEGRHDKGLNFEKIFVPHKKDPIFLSPRSSTLFILQQIRDEAHRVAITHHRKRRTKRIIQTELDTLPGIGPKKRSLLLKHFGSVKQIKKASREALERAPGLTKKDIETIFTWKSKL, from the coding sequence ATGATCGATCTCGATAAGCTTCCCAAGGAACCAGGTGTTTACCTGATGAAAAACAAGCGGGGAGAGATCCTCTATATCGGGAAAGCCAAAGAGCTCCGGAAGCGGGTCAAGCAATACTTTGTTCCGGGAAGGGATGGGCGGATGATGGTCCCCTTCCTCACCTCACAGGTGGAAGAGATCGACACCATTGTCACCTTCTCCGAAAAAGAGGCTCTCCTTTTAGAAAACACCCTTATCAAAAAGCATCAGCCGAAGTACAACGTCCTCCTCAAAGATGACAAAACCTTCATCAGCCTGACGATTAATCATAAGCACCGGTGGCCCATAATCCGGATTGCCCGCTACCGAGGGAAACCTCCTGGGAAGGGGCTCCACTTTGGTCCCTATACGAGCGCTTTTGCCGCTCGGCAAACGCTCGATCTGATGAACCGGGTCTTCAAGCTCCGTCAGTGCTCTGACCGGGAGCTTACCTCAAGGAGCCGCCCCTGCCTCCTCTATGGGATCAAGCGGTGCCTCGCCCCTTGCGTCGACAAGTGTACCCATGAAGTCTATGAAACAGAGGTGAAGCGGGCAATCGAATTCCTTAAAGGGCATGACAAGGCGATCCTCCGCGATCTAAAAAAAGAGATGGAAACCGCCTCCGAAAATCTCGAATTTGAGCGGGCAGGCTCTCTCCATAAAACGATCGGGCAGATCGAACATGTGACAAAGAGTCGCCAAGCCATCATTCGAGCAAAAGGGAAGGACTGCGACATCTTTGCCCTCTACCACGAAGGGAAACATCACATCATCGCCCAGCTCATGTTCCGCGAAGGACGGCTCACAGGCGCCGACCACTTTAAATTTATCGAGCTTGCCTCCACCGATGAGGAAATTTGGGAAAGTTTCCTATTACAGCACTACCAAAACCAAGACAAGCGACCCCCAGAGATTCTTCTCCCGATCACCCTGAAAAAAGAGTCCCTTCTTGAAGAAATTTTAGAACTCTCTTTGGTCCACCCGAAAAAAGGGGAAAAGGTCCACCTCCTCGAGCTCGCTAAGAAAAATGCCAAGGCTCTCTTTACCGAAGAGCTTTCTAAAGAAGAACTGCTACTTGACTTGCAAGAAACGTGTGGCCTCGATCGGTGCCCCGTCCGGATCGAATGCTTTGACACCTCCAATATTTCAGGAACCGATCTCGTCGCCTGCATGGTCGGCTTTACAGATGGGAAGCGGGATAAAGAACGGACCCGCCTTTTCAATATCAAGCAGATCGACACGGGGGATGACTATGGGGCGCTACGTGAAGTCCTTACCCGCCACTACACCAAAGCCAAAGAAAAGGATGAACTTCCCGACCTCGCCCTTATCGATGGAGGAAAAGGGCAGCTCAATGTTGCTCTCGACGTCTTTAAAGAGTTGGAAATTGCCAATGTCGATGTGATCTCCCTTGCCAAAGAGGAGGGGCGGCATGACAAGGGGCTTAACTTCGAAAAAATTTTCGTCCCCCATAAAAAAGATCCGATTTTCCTCTCTCCCCGTTCGTCAACCCTCTTTATCCTCCAGCAAATTCGGGATGAGGCCCACCGCGTTGCCATTACCCACCACCGGAAGCGGCGGACCAAGCGGATCATCCAGACCGAGCTCGATACCCTTCCTGGGATCGGCCCCAAGAAGCGTTCCCTTCTCCTGAAACATTTTGGAAGTGTGAAGCAGATTAAAAAAGCGAGCCG
- the mutS gene encoding DNA mismatch repair protein MutS, producing the protein MNLCVEKLSPMMAQWYACKQKAKEAILLFRLGDFYEAFYDDATLLSEGVDVTLTQRQGIPMSGVPAHAAEGYIEKLVEKGYLVAIAEQVEDAKLAKGLVKREIVRVVSPGTLLNSIPENDNNFFASITILNKNYALALLDLSTGELRVSEATDLKELQDEFFRRRPSEVLLSERDYQTLKPLLEGVRITKKENWRFNPQNAFNFLTGHLKVHSLDGFGLQGMTASVTAAGALLSYIEEDLNLSTSHVKKIARDELSSYMAIDKATQRNLELTEPLHKGGKNCTLLKLLNHTRTPMGARLFKSWLTHPLLSLDRIVKRQEAVEELQGYLPLAEKLRPIRDLERLMTRISTGTGTPRDLTTLKTSLDAVPAIRKSVASFKAPLFENMVFPPTEAIAKRIEETLVEEPPVKLGEGKVIRFGVNEELDELCTLKTDSKSWIAQYQSELKEQTGIRTLKIIFSKAFGYCIEVSRGQADKMPDSFQRRQTLVNNERFISPELKAYEEKIFSAEEKIQALESRLYHELRKEIATHSDTITLLARSIAALDCLLSLATVAVKNQYTRPILDESDTLSIEVGRHPVIEASLLGDAFIPNDTQLDEEARLVLITGPNMAGKSTYIRQVALITIMAQIGSFVPAQKAHVGLVDKVFSRIGASDDLSRGQSTFMLEMTETANILNNATSHSLVILDEIGRGTSTFDGISIAWAVAEYLLKMGCKTLFATHYWELTEMEEDHPGVQNVHVAVQEAADRIVFLRKIVAGSTDKSYGIHVARLAGLPPSVLKRAHDVLHKLSTQQLLEGDEQARQKQVFLNDESHSQSAMGEEERKPGKAAAVHRPQKLSCTELHKLETTGDTPKQQEQLSFFTPPPSIDEEELKSELEKLNLNETTPMRALQKLEEWKSKFL; encoded by the coding sequence ATGAACCTTTGTGTAGAAAAACTCTCTCCGATGATGGCCCAATGGTATGCCTGCAAACAGAAAGCCAAAGAGGCTATTTTGCTCTTTCGACTGGGCGACTTTTATGAGGCTTTTTATGACGATGCCACTCTTCTCTCAGAAGGGGTCGATGTGACCTTGACGCAGCGGCAAGGGATCCCGATGAGTGGGGTGCCCGCTCACGCTGCCGAAGGGTATATAGAAAAGCTCGTTGAAAAGGGGTACCTAGTTGCCATTGCCGAACAGGTGGAGGATGCGAAACTTGCCAAGGGGCTCGTGAAGCGGGAGATTGTACGGGTCGTCTCTCCAGGAACGTTACTGAACTCGATCCCCGAAAACGACAACAACTTTTTCGCTTCGATTACAATCCTCAATAAGAATTATGCGCTGGCTCTTTTGGATCTTTCAACGGGAGAGCTCCGCGTCTCGGAAGCAACCGATTTGAAAGAGCTCCAGGATGAGTTTTTCCGTCGCCGCCCTTCCGAGGTGCTCCTTTCCGAGCGGGATTATCAGACGTTAAAGCCCCTTTTGGAGGGGGTCCGGATCACCAAAAAAGAGAACTGGCGGTTCAACCCGCAAAACGCTTTTAATTTTCTCACCGGCCACCTCAAAGTCCACTCCCTCGATGGGTTTGGCCTTCAGGGGATGACGGCCAGTGTCACCGCTGCGGGCGCCCTCTTGTCCTACATCGAAGAGGACCTCAATTTATCCACCAGCCATGTGAAAAAAATTGCCCGCGATGAGCTCTCTTCTTACATGGCAATCGACAAAGCGACGCAGCGGAACTTAGAGTTGACCGAGCCCCTTCATAAGGGAGGAAAAAACTGCACACTCCTGAAGCTGCTCAATCACACCCGCACCCCGATGGGAGCCCGTCTCTTTAAGTCATGGCTCACCCACCCCCTTCTTTCTCTCGATCGGATCGTCAAACGGCAAGAGGCGGTTGAGGAGCTTCAAGGGTACCTTCCCCTTGCGGAAAAGCTCCGCCCCATCCGCGATTTAGAGCGGCTGATGACCCGGATCTCGACCGGAACGGGAACGCCCCGCGACCTGACAACGCTAAAAACCTCTTTGGATGCGGTTCCGGCCATTCGTAAAAGCGTCGCAAGTTTTAAAGCGCCCCTCTTTGAAAACATGGTCTTTCCCCCCACCGAAGCGATTGCAAAAAGGATCGAGGAAACCCTTGTGGAAGAGCCTCCCGTTAAGCTGGGCGAAGGGAAGGTGATCCGGTTTGGAGTGAATGAAGAGCTCGATGAACTTTGCACTCTGAAAACCGATAGCAAATCGTGGATCGCTCAGTACCAAAGTGAGCTGAAAGAGCAGACCGGGATTCGGACACTCAAGATCATCTTTAGCAAAGCGTTTGGCTACTGCATCGAGGTGAGCCGGGGGCAAGCGGATAAAATGCCCGACTCCTTCCAGCGGCGGCAAACCCTCGTCAATAACGAGCGGTTTATCTCCCCCGAACTCAAAGCCTATGAGGAAAAAATCTTCTCCGCTGAAGAAAAAATCCAAGCCCTTGAAAGTCGCCTTTACCACGAGCTCCGCAAAGAGATCGCTACCCATAGCGATACGATCACCCTTTTGGCGCGGAGCATCGCGGCGCTTGACTGTCTCCTTTCCCTGGCAACGGTTGCGGTAAAAAACCAGTACACCCGTCCGATTTTAGATGAGAGCGATACCCTTTCGATCGAAGTGGGACGCCATCCGGTAATCGAAGCCTCCCTTTTAGGCGATGCATTTATCCCCAATGACACCCAGCTCGATGAAGAGGCCCGTCTCGTCTTAATTACCGGCCCCAACATGGCAGGAAAGTCGACCTATATCCGGCAGGTGGCCCTCATCACTATCATGGCGCAGATCGGTTCCTTTGTCCCAGCCCAAAAGGCCCACGTCGGCCTCGTCGATAAAGTCTTTAGTCGGATTGGAGCGAGCGATGACCTTTCCCGTGGCCAGTCGACCTTCATGTTAGAGATGACCGAGACGGCCAATATCTTAAACAATGCGACCTCCCACTCCCTTGTGATTTTGGATGAGATTGGAAGAGGCACGAGCACCTTTGATGGGATCTCGATCGCCTGGGCTGTTGCCGAATACCTCCTAAAAATGGGATGTAAAACCCTCTTTGCCACCCACTACTGGGAGCTGACCGAAATGGAAGAGGATCACCCGGGTGTCCAAAATGTCCATGTGGCGGTCCAAGAGGCGGCTGACCGGATCGTTTTCCTACGAAAAATCGTGGCGGGAAGCACCGACAAAAGTTATGGAATCCATGTGGCACGCCTTGCAGGGCTTCCCCCTTCGGTCCTTAAAAGGGCGCACGATGTCCTTCACAAGCTCAGTACACAACAACTTTTGGAAGGCGATGAGCAAGCGAGGCAAAAACAGGTTTTCTTGAATGACGAATCCCATAGCCAAAGCGCTATGGGTGAGGAAGAAAGGAAACCTGGTAAAGCCGCAGCTGTCCATCGACCCCAAAAATTGTCGTGTACTGAGCTTCATAAGTTAGAAACCACCGGTGACACTCCAAAACAGCAAGAGCAACTCTCCTTTTTCACTCCGCCCCCTTCTATTGATGAAGAGGAACTGAAGAGCGAACTCGAAAAACTCAACCTCAACGAGACAACCCCGATGCGCGCCCTTCAAAAACTCGAAGAGTGGAAAAGTAAGTTTTTATGA
- the dnaG gene encoding DNA primase, which produces MGVYAKKSLELLREKIDLVEVISSHVNLKAAGSSYKGLCPFHDEKTPSFVIHRGDSHYHCFGCGAHGDAIAFLMGYMKMTFVEAVETLAERFQIPLEEVEYDRRQTGPSKKELKEPLQKAADFYHTYLLHTDEGHRALKYLYDRGLDLDFIRLFKVGFAPRSGAVFGKFMQKYRYTAQLLETAGLIKTLSDGKKKVFFSNRITFPILDVSGGVIGFSARKTSEETFGPKYVNTPETPLFKKSHTLYGLSFSRRQIAKEKRAIVVEGQIDALRLIQSGFNITVAGQGTAFTEEHVKELLKLGITRVYLALDGDEAGQTAASKIGNVFQKEGVEVYVVPTPPGMDPDTILKEQGPPAFTELLEKAEDYLSFLVGYFSKESDLSSPSGKSHLIQTIAERIRSWDHPLMVHESLRKLAQLTQVPEKLVGVGQEEVRRTTYIKREGKLSEVAINPDRVLQTDLLRWLYLLGDAEPSLLEIIKENLRPEHFSVTLCRRLFSLYMENLEAQKPADLLSLANNLENPEEQILFSELIQKKVNTERAEEGVIETVTKMLQHHWMEEREKIKIKIQSGQCSQEEVLELAKAFDALRAPPSVIRGSESSQSQEVKRSERRPPEAARSG; this is translated from the coding sequence ATGGGTGTTTACGCAAAGAAAAGTCTCGAGCTCTTAAGGGAGAAGATCGACCTTGTCGAGGTGATCTCTTCTCATGTGAACCTAAAGGCTGCAGGAAGTAGCTATAAAGGGCTTTGCCCCTTCCATGATGAGAAGACTCCCTCCTTTGTGATTCACCGGGGAGATTCTCACTACCATTGCTTTGGATGTGGTGCCCATGGCGATGCGATTGCTTTTTTGATGGGCTACATGAAGATGACCTTTGTCGAGGCGGTCGAAACGTTGGCAGAGCGGTTTCAGATTCCGCTTGAAGAGGTCGAGTATGACAGGCGGCAGACGGGACCAAGCAAAAAAGAGCTGAAAGAACCCCTTCAAAAAGCAGCCGATTTTTATCACACCTACCTTCTTCATACCGACGAGGGACACCGGGCCCTCAAATACCTTTATGATCGGGGGCTTGACCTCGATTTTATCCGCCTCTTTAAGGTGGGGTTTGCTCCACGAAGTGGTGCTGTCTTCGGAAAGTTTATGCAAAAGTATCGGTATACGGCTCAGCTTCTAGAAACTGCCGGTCTCATCAAAACTCTCTCCGATGGAAAGAAAAAGGTCTTTTTTTCGAACCGGATCACCTTCCCGATTTTGGATGTTTCGGGGGGCGTGATCGGCTTTTCGGCCCGGAAGACGAGTGAAGAGACTTTTGGCCCCAAGTATGTCAACACTCCCGAGACCCCCCTCTTTAAAAAGTCCCACACCCTCTATGGATTGAGCTTTTCGCGGCGGCAGATCGCCAAGGAAAAGCGGGCCATTGTTGTGGAGGGGCAGATCGATGCCCTCCGCCTCATCCAATCGGGTTTTAACATCACCGTTGCAGGACAGGGAACCGCCTTTACCGAAGAACATGTGAAAGAGCTTCTCAAGCTGGGGATTACCCGGGTCTATTTGGCTTTGGATGGGGATGAAGCGGGACAAACCGCTGCCTCAAAGATTGGAAACGTCTTTCAAAAAGAGGGGGTGGAGGTCTATGTTGTCCCAACGCCTCCAGGGATGGATCCCGATACGATTTTAAAAGAGCAAGGGCCCCCCGCCTTTACCGAGCTTTTGGAAAAGGCAGAGGATTATCTCTCCTTTTTGGTGGGCTATTTTTCGAAAGAGAGCGACCTCTCTTCTCCTTCGGGAAAAAGTCACCTGATTCAGACGATTGCTGAGCGGATTCGGAGCTGGGATCATCCCCTCATGGTCCACGAATCACTCAGAAAGCTGGCGCAACTCACCCAAGTCCCTGAAAAACTGGTGGGTGTGGGACAAGAAGAGGTCCGCCGCACGACCTACATCAAGCGGGAGGGAAAACTTTCCGAAGTGGCGATCAACCCCGATCGGGTCCTTCAAACAGACCTCCTTCGCTGGCTTTACCTTTTGGGCGATGCGGAGCCTTCTCTTCTTGAGATTATTAAAGAAAACCTCCGTCCCGAACACTTTAGCGTCACCTTATGCCGCCGCCTCTTTTCCCTATACATGGAGAACCTCGAGGCTCAAAAACCAGCCGATCTTTTGTCGCTTGCCAATAACTTAGAAAATCCCGAAGAACAAATCCTTTTTTCCGAGCTGATCCAGAAAAAAGTGAATACCGAAAGAGCGGAAGAGGGGGTGATCGAAACGGTGACCAAGATGCTCCAACATCATTGGATGGAGGAGCGGGAAAAGATCAAGATCAAAATCCAAAGTGGGCAATGTTCCCAGGAGGAAGTTTTGGAGCTTGCCAAGGCCTTTGATGCTTTAAGGGCTCCTCCTTCTGTAATTAGAGGTTCTGAATCTTCCCAAAGTCAAGAAGTAAAGAGAAGTGAGAGAAGACCTCCTGAAGCAGCGCGATCCGGTTAG
- the glyS gene encoding glycine--tRNA ligase subunit beta, with product MTFQEIINTLLSFWARKGCLIQQGHDVEVGAGTFNPATFLRCLGPEPYNTVYVEPSRRPQDGRFGENPNRTQLFHQLQVIMKPSPKEIQKLYLESLEELGFNLKEHDIRFVHDDWESPTLGAWGLGWEVWLDGMEVTQFTYFQSVAGFSLKPISVELTYGLERLAMIIQKKKSFFEMQYNEKLTYGDIYHQSEIEWSHYNFYKASTKMWHRHFEDYETEAKALIAIDLPLPAYDFVMKASHAFNMLEARGVLSVTERTGYIARVRELARGAATCYLASREKLGFPMLQNERVKETKTFSIPTAFDPKKKNDFLLEIGSEELPATFVPIGCRNLKNALEKLLKESELKFGDVSVYGTPRRLAILVKGLVHGTEEVEEERKGPPVSIAYDDAGVLTKQGEGFFKSVNLPPLKRDEVDGDYIRVTVKKKGVSTFELLSRALPKLITDLPFPKRMRWSDIEASYARPLQWVVALLGKEVVPFEVAEVVSGNVSRGHAQLCDEPIEVASPGDYVAALEKGKVLVDTKARREKIEKELTAIEEETKTTALYKEKVLAQVLYLAEWPQLTYASFNEAFLRAPEEVLTSEMVEHQKYFPLKDASDKLAPLFVITADNTPNELIKEGNQNVLSARLSDGVFLYEEDLKTSLDTFAKKLEMIVFQKELGSVAEKVSRIKHLALTLCQALELGTEKIVVRAAELCKADLASELVQEFPDLQGTIGKYYALHQNEEKEVALAIEEHWLPKSERGALPRTAAGIVLSLADRIDNLISTFKVGLKPTSSSDPYALRRQAIGLIKILVENRLNLDLEILIKDPEVQGFITARAKGVFEEYGFKKDEIEAALQTRCTDPYDQFLKTEALHSFRKSDHFSGLFEVYKRAKGQIGSEKRQTIKPDLFEAGAEKSLYKSLTSLEGPLKDLLRDQSYEGAFRELAKLRSPLAKLFDEVKILADDPHVRSNRIALLQEVFSHFSLLLDFGKIQNL from the coding sequence ATGACTTTTCAAGAGATTATCAATACCCTTCTATCCTTTTGGGCCCGCAAGGGATGCCTGATTCAACAAGGACATGACGTCGAAGTCGGCGCAGGAACCTTTAACCCTGCCACCTTCTTACGTTGTTTAGGCCCTGAGCCCTATAATACGGTCTATGTGGAACCGTCCCGCCGCCCGCAGGATGGCCGCTTTGGGGAAAACCCCAACCGGACTCAACTTTTCCACCAGCTTCAGGTGATCATGAAACCCTCTCCGAAAGAGATCCAAAAACTTTATTTGGAATCTTTGGAAGAGCTCGGCTTTAATCTGAAGGAGCATGATATCCGCTTTGTCCATGATGACTGGGAGTCCCCCACCCTCGGCGCATGGGGTCTTGGCTGGGAAGTGTGGCTCGATGGGATGGAAGTCACCCAGTTTACCTACTTCCAATCGGTCGCTGGCTTTTCGCTAAAACCGATTAGCGTTGAACTGACCTACGGCTTAGAAAGGCTCGCAATGATCATCCAGAAGAAGAAAAGCTTCTTCGAGATGCAATACAACGAAAAACTCACCTATGGGGATATCTACCACCAAAGCGAAATAGAGTGGAGCCACTACAATTTCTATAAAGCCTCGACCAAGATGTGGCACCGCCACTTCGAAGATTATGAAACAGAGGCGAAAGCGCTCATTGCAATCGACCTTCCCCTCCCCGCTTACGACTTTGTGATGAAGGCCTCCCACGCTTTTAACATGTTAGAGGCGCGGGGCGTCCTCTCCGTTACGGAGCGGACGGGCTATATCGCTCGGGTCCGTGAATTAGCGCGAGGGGCAGCCACCTGTTATCTCGCCTCCCGCGAAAAATTGGGCTTTCCGATGCTTCAGAATGAGAGGGTAAAAGAGACAAAAACCTTCTCCATCCCAACCGCTTTTGATCCAAAGAAAAAGAATGACTTTTTATTGGAGATTGGGTCGGAAGAGCTCCCTGCAACATTTGTGCCAATTGGATGTCGCAACTTAAAAAACGCCCTCGAAAAACTTCTCAAAGAATCGGAGCTCAAGTTTGGTGATGTGTCGGTCTATGGGACTCCCCGTCGCCTGGCGATTTTGGTAAAGGGACTTGTCCACGGCACTGAAGAGGTGGAAGAAGAGCGAAAAGGGCCTCCCGTTTCGATCGCTTATGATGATGCAGGAGTGCTCACCAAGCAAGGAGAAGGCTTTTTTAAATCGGTTAACTTACCCCCCCTAAAGAGGGACGAGGTGGATGGAGATTACATCCGCGTCACGGTGAAGAAGAAAGGGGTCTCGACATTCGAACTTTTAAGCCGCGCGCTACCCAAACTCATTACCGACCTCCCTTTCCCCAAGAGGATGCGGTGGTCTGATATTGAGGCAAGCTACGCCCGCCCCTTGCAGTGGGTGGTGGCCCTTCTTGGAAAAGAGGTGGTTCCTTTCGAGGTGGCTGAAGTGGTCTCTGGAAATGTCTCGCGGGGTCATGCGCAGCTGTGCGATGAACCCATTGAGGTTGCCTCTCCTGGAGACTATGTTGCTGCGTTGGAAAAAGGGAAGGTCCTCGTCGATACAAAGGCGCGGAGAGAAAAGATCGAAAAAGAGCTTACCGCCATTGAAGAAGAGACCAAGACAACGGCCCTTTATAAAGAAAAAGTCCTCGCACAGGTTCTTTACCTCGCTGAGTGGCCACAATTGACCTATGCCTCTTTCAACGAGGCTTTCCTAAGGGCTCCCGAAGAGGTCCTGACCTCCGAGATGGTGGAGCACCAAAAGTACTTTCCCTTAAAAGATGCTTCTGACAAGCTCGCTCCCCTCTTTGTCATCACCGCAGATAACACCCCGAATGAGCTCATTAAAGAAGGGAACCAAAATGTCCTTTCAGCCCGTCTTTCCGATGGGGTTTTCCTCTACGAAGAAGATCTCAAAACCTCACTCGACACCTTTGCAAAAAAACTGGAGATGATCGTCTTTCAAAAAGAGCTGGGATCGGTAGCTGAAAAAGTCTCTCGCATTAAACACCTGGCCCTCACCCTGTGCCAAGCCCTTGAGCTGGGAACCGAAAAGATAGTGGTCCGCGCTGCAGAACTCTGTAAAGCAGACCTTGCATCAGAACTCGTCCAAGAGTTCCCCGACCTTCAAGGGACGATCGGCAAGTACTATGCCCTCCATCAAAATGAGGAGAAAGAGGTCGCCCTCGCGATTGAAGAGCATTGGCTCCCTAAGTCCGAACGGGGCGCCCTACCAAGAACCGCTGCAGGAATTGTCCTTAGCTTAGCCGATCGGATCGACAATCTCATTAGCACCTTCAAGGTGGGGCTCAAGCCCACTTCTTCAAGCGATCCTTACGCCCTACGTCGCCAAGCGATCGGGCTGATCAAAATCCTGGTCGAAAACCGCCTCAACCTCGACTTAGAAATTCTCATCAAAGATCCCGAGGTGCAGGGCTTTATAACCGCCCGCGCAAAAGGGGTTTTCGAAGAATATGGCTTTAAAAAAGATGAGATTGAAGCCGCTCTTCAAACCCGGTGCACCGATCCTTACGATCAATTTCTAAAAACCGAAGCGCTTCACTCCTTCCGAAAAAGTGACCATTTTTCAGGCCTTTTTGAGGTTTATAAACGAGCAAAAGGGCAGATCGGCTCGGAGAAAAGACAGACGATCAAACCCGATCTTTTCGAAGCAGGAGCTGAAAAGTCCCTTTATAAGTCACTCACCTCCTTAGAAGGGCCTCTCAAAGATCTCCTCAGGGATCAGAGCTATGAGGGAGCCTTTAGGGAGCTGGCTAAGCTCCGCTCTCCCCTGGCCAAGCTCTTCGATGAGGTGAAAATTTTGGCCGATGATCCACACGTCCGCTCTAACCGGATCGCGCTGCTTCAGGAGGTCTTCTCTCACTTCTCTTTACTTCTTGACTTTGGGAAGATTCAGAACCTCTAA
- the rlmN gene encoding 23S rRNA (adenine(2503)-C(2))-methyltransferase RlmN, with translation MREFCALYGKEVKNFFAEEEEKPFRATQLCDWVYQKGVVDYDAMLNLSQNLRTVLKKKLLLGQLTLQGSEDSADGETKKFLWKLSDNRLVESVLISSGERRTVCVSSQVGCPARCAFCASGKQGLMRNLTAGEIVEQVVQINHHLFQIGERVSHIVFMGMGEPLDNYEEVVRALKILIDPELLNFSPRKITVSTVGVVPYIRQLIGEGMKVNLALSLHAPNQHIRKKVVPYARKYPLEDVLQSVRDYARFTKRDLTYEYVLLAGINDQPHHAEELAHLVRKDPCIVNLIPYNPVPGVQLKRPTTEAIEAFRRLLTKGGVRNTCRYTKGKDIAAACGQLALKKLTLGSTPGISGRHESRK, from the coding sequence ATGCGAGAATTTTGTGCCCTCTATGGGAAAGAGGTGAAAAACTTTTTTGCCGAAGAGGAGGAAAAGCCTTTTCGAGCGACCCAACTTTGTGACTGGGTTTATCAAAAAGGGGTTGTCGACTACGACGCCATGCTCAACCTTTCTCAAAATTTGCGCACTGTCCTTAAAAAAAAGCTTTTGCTCGGCCAGCTTACACTCCAAGGCAGCGAAGACTCTGCCGATGGAGAGACCAAAAAATTTCTTTGGAAGCTTTCCGATAACCGCCTTGTTGAGTCGGTCCTCATCTCCAGTGGGGAGCGGCGGACCGTTTGCGTCTCCTCCCAAGTGGGATGTCCCGCCCGCTGCGCCTTTTGCGCCTCAGGCAAACAAGGACTGATGCGGAACCTCACCGCAGGGGAGATCGTCGAGCAGGTCGTTCAGATCAACCACCACCTGTTTCAAATCGGCGAAAGGGTCAGTCACATCGTCTTTATGGGGATGGGGGAGCCCCTCGATAATTATGAAGAGGTGGTCCGCGCTCTAAAAATCCTGATCGACCCCGAACTTTTGAACTTTTCTCCTCGCAAAATTACCGTTTCGACCGTCGGTGTTGTCCCTTATATCAGGCAGCTCATTGGCGAAGGGATGAAGGTCAACCTTGCCCTCTCTCTCCATGCGCCCAACCAGCACATCCGAAAAAAAGTGGTCCCTTACGCCCGAAAATATCCCCTTGAGGATGTTTTACAAAGTGTCCGCGACTATGCCCGCTTTACCAAACGGGATCTCACTTACGAATATGTCCTCCTTGCGGGGATCAACGATCAGCCTCACCATGCCGAAGAGCTTGCCCACCTTGTTCGAAAAGACCCCTGCATCGTTAACCTCATTCCCTATAACCCCGTTCCCGGTGTTCAGCTCAAACGGCCCACTACAGAAGCAATCGAAGCCTTTCGAAGACTTCTGACTAAAGGGGGCGTCCGCAACACCTGCCGCTACACCAAAGGAAAAGACATCGCTGCCGCCTGTGGACAACTTGCATTGAAAAAATTGACATTAGGTAGCACTCCGGGTATAAGTGGACGGCATGAAAGCCGCAAGTAA
- the pgsA gene encoding CDP-diacylglycerol--glycerol-3-phosphate 3-phosphatidyltransferase yields MKLPLFLTIGRIFISPIFLIFYLKYQQLGVSLHALPFILMFLLTLSELSDFFDGYLARRFNMVTELGKILDPMADSITRLTILLTFTQGFIRLPLLLVFVFVYRDAMISTLRTVCAFRGVTLAARTSGKVKAVLQAISIFAILILMIPYSWGILPLIQLQMISLYIISAAALYTLFAGAEYIWANRDYIKLAWKNE; encoded by the coding sequence GTGAAATTACCCCTATTCCTAACCATTGGGCGGATCTTTATCAGCCCCATCTTTTTAATTTTTTATCTCAAGTACCAACAGCTCGGGGTTTCCCTCCATGCCTTGCCCTTTATCCTTATGTTCCTCCTCACCCTTTCAGAGCTTTCTGACTTTTTCGATGGTTACCTGGCCCGCCGCTTTAACATGGTGACCGAGCTCGGAAAAATTCTCGACCCCATGGCCGATAGCATCACCCGCCTCACCATTCTCCTCACCTTTACCCAAGGGTTTATCCGACTGCCCCTTCTCCTCGTCTTCGTCTTTGTTTACCGCGACGCAATGATCAGTACCCTCAGGACCGTCTGCGCCTTCCGGGGCGTCACCCTCGCCGCCCGGACCAGCGGCAAGGTCAAAGCGGTCCTCCAAGCGATCTCGATCTTTGCGATCCTAATCCTGATGATTCCCTATTCTTGGGGGATCCTCCCGCTGATCCAGCTCCAGATGATCAGCCTCTACATTATCTCAGCCGCCGCCCTCTACACCCTCTTTGCCGGCGCTGAGTATATCTGGGCCAACCGGGACTACATCAAGCTCGCCTGGAAGAATGAGTAG